In one Dehalogenimonas formicexedens genomic region, the following are encoded:
- a CDS encoding universal stress protein — protein MPTMLVRHERQPESNRGIIKRILVPLDGTPYAQQILSVARRIGENFKADIVLFSAVKSAGRTAADIENQKKEASKYLDGVAAMLYGLNVTTIISEANDFTTAIDWAAFQTKSDMVTMVTNSRVTEWAENSISRKILNTGATSMLIVHRK, from the coding sequence ATGCCCACGATGCTGGTGAGACACGAGAGGCAACCCGAGAGCAACCGCGGCATCATCAAGAGGATACTTGTGCCTTTGGACGGCACGCCTTACGCCCAGCAAATTCTTTCCGTAGCGCGCCGAATCGGCGAAAATTTCAAAGCGGATATTGTTTTGTTTTCCGCGGTCAAATCCGCCGGCCGCACTGCAGCAGATATCGAAAATCAAAAGAAAGAAGCTTCCAAATATCTGGACGGTGTCGCCGCGATGTTGTACGGGTTGAATGTAACGACCATAATCTCGGAGGCCAACGATTTTACGACTGCGATAGACTGGGCGGCCTTTCAGACCAAATCCGATATGGTGACCATGGTGACTAATTCAAGAGTTACCGAATGGGCAGAAAACAGCATTTCCCGTAAGATTCTGAATACGGGTGCAACTTCCATGCTCATAGTTCACCGTAAATAA
- a CDS encoding archaemetzincin: MPRSQQVIPNSGSISFSADNKSGRIILGLISPLPGGVLSALSEHLQKEFSVPVETLELNWNVSFAFNRRRNQYSSPKILNRLKAVPQRTGDKLLAIVDVDLYCPDYDFIFGEADAEEGIATLSTHRLEEGTNDTKLISKRIVKEATHEIGHLFNLGHCEDPKCVMSFSVGDLSQIDAKSASVCLPCKSPAPASRSNTTAN, translated from the coding sequence ATGCCAAGAAGTCAACAAGTAATCCCCAATTCTGGCTCAATAAGTTTTTCAGCGGACAATAAGTCCGGCCGGATCATCCTTGGATTGATCAGTCCGCTACCGGGCGGCGTTTTATCGGCGCTATCGGAGCATCTTCAAAAGGAATTCAGTGTACCGGTAGAGACGTTGGAACTTAACTGGAACGTCTCGTTCGCTTTCAACCGGAGGCGAAACCAGTATTCATCGCCGAAGATATTGAATAGACTTAAAGCCGTCCCACAAAGGACTGGTGATAAGCTTTTAGCGATCGTCGATGTCGATTTGTATTGCCCTGATTATGATTTTATATTTGGGGAAGCGGATGCAGAGGAAGGTATTGCTACGCTATCCACCCATCGTCTGGAAGAAGGTACAAACGACACAAAGTTGATTTCTAAGCGGATTGTTAAAGAGGCTACTCACGAAATTGGTCACCTATTTAACCTGGGTCACTGTGAAGACCCAAAATGCGTAATGAGTTTTTCGGTAGGAGACCTCTCGCAGATAGACGCCAAATCGGCTTCCGTCTGTCTCCCTTGCAAATCTCCCGCCCCGGCATCCAGGTCCAACACTACGGCAAACTAG
- a CDS encoding glutaredoxin domain-containing protein: MAEATKLYGTSWCPHTSRSRSILDRQKVPYTWFDIERDPSACAFVERTNRGNRSVPTIVFPDGSILVEPADFDLIQKCQEVNK; encoded by the coding sequence ATGGCTGAAGCGACTAAACTTTACGGCACCTCATGGTGCCCCCACACCTCCCGTTCCAGGTCTATCCTGGACCGACAAAAAGTTCCATACACCTGGTTTGATATCGAACGCGATCCTTCCGCGTGCGCTTTCGTGGAACGGACTAACAGGGGAAATCGAAGCGTGCCGACCATCGTTTTTCCGGATGGTTCCATCCTGGTTGAACCGGCGGACTTCGACTTGATTCAAAAATGCCAAGAAGTCAACAAGTAA
- the glmU gene encoding bifunctional sugar-1-phosphate nucleotidylyltransferase/acetyltransferase, which translates to MKAVILTAGEGRRMRPLTFARPKPMIPVANKPILERLLLECVNAGISEFVFIVGYKDASIRNYFGDGSRWKIRISYLVQNEATGTASAVKLAQRIVGDRFIVLNGDAIFAKEDIERLASSQSTAIAVQEVNDPAGLGIIEVENGMVKRIVEKPELPASKLANAGAYLFTHTIFQAIDRTEKSPRGQYEITRSLEILIEDGFGISCQPVENWLTVSYPWELLSTNEKILSGMESRCDGVIEPGAHIESLCIVGKDSIIRSGSYIVGPVIIGDDCDIGPNCYIRGSTAIGNRSRIGASVEIKNSIIMSGSKIPHLSYIGDTVIGENCNFGAGTKVANLRFDHRNIRCGHVDTGLRKFGAIIGDNVQSGVNVSLNPGTLIGDNVLIWPGCVVGGEIECGAVVRGMNQP; encoded by the coding sequence TTGAAGGCGGTAATCCTCACCGCGGGAGAAGGCAGGCGCATGAGGCCTTTGACCTTTGCCCGTCCTAAACCAATGATTCCGGTGGCCAATAAGCCCATTCTTGAGCGACTCTTGCTTGAGTGCGTCAACGCTGGAATAAGTGAGTTTGTTTTCATCGTCGGTTACAAAGACGCCTCGATCAGGAACTACTTCGGAGACGGTTCCCGGTGGAAGATTCGGATTTCTTATCTCGTGCAGAATGAGGCGACTGGCACTGCCAGTGCCGTAAAACTGGCACAGCGAATTGTCGGCGATCGCTTCATCGTTCTTAACGGGGATGCTATTTTCGCTAAAGAGGACATCGAACGGTTGGCGAGTTCCCAGTCGACCGCCATTGCCGTGCAAGAGGTTAACGATCCCGCCGGGCTCGGAATCATCGAGGTCGAAAATGGCATGGTCAAACGCATTGTAGAAAAGCCTGAATTGCCTGCCTCTAAACTAGCCAACGCCGGCGCCTATTTATTTACCCACACCATATTCCAGGCTATTGACCGCACCGAAAAATCCCCTCGAGGCCAATACGAAATCACACGATCGCTGGAAATTCTGATCGAAGATGGATTTGGTATCAGCTGTCAACCGGTAGAAAATTGGTTGACCGTGAGTTATCCTTGGGAACTTTTGAGTACAAATGAAAAGATACTGTCCGGGATGGAATCACGTTGTGATGGCGTGATCGAACCGGGAGCTCACATTGAAAGCCTTTGCATTGTTGGAAAAGACAGCATAATTAGATCTGGCTCTTATATTGTCGGCCCTGTGATCATTGGCGACGACTGCGATATCGGTCCTAACTGTTATATACGAGGCTCGACCGCCATCGGCAACCGGTCCCGAATCGGCGCCTCAGTCGAAATAAAAAATTCGATAATCATGTCTGGAAGTAAAATCCCGCACCTCAGTTACATCGGCGATACCGTAATCGGCGAAAACTGTAACTTCGGCGCCGGCACCAAGGTAGCCAATCTTCGTTTTGATCACCGCAATATCAGATGCGGCCACGTTGATACCGGTTTGCGCAAATTTGGAGCGATTATCGGTGATAACGTTCAGAGCGGTGTCAACGTCTCTCTAAATCCGGGCACGCTTATCGGCGACAATGTTTTGATTTGGCCGGGATGTGTTGTTGGAGGTGAAATTGAATGCGGCGCGGTCGTCCGCGGAATGAATCAACCCTGA
- a CDS encoding phosphoglucosamine mutase → MRLFGTSGIRKVFDQELVDVVFKTSAAIGTRYRRVILGRDARTTSDLLRHVSAAGLSLSGAKVFDAGLVPTPTLAMSGRDFDCAVMVTASHNPPEYNGLKLLNPDGSAFSPLQQREIEEAVSRQSAPRVSWDEICESETYSGAIERHIEFIRDRFPKKYSLKVVVDCASGAASMITPSLLESIGCRVHAINSNPSGFPTHPVEPLKKNLTELKSTVLRVGADLGLAHDGDADRMMAVDDQGKYISGDKMLCLLAGHLEAKNIVTTIDASMAIDKQKFNVRRTRVGDNYVSEELKQGGDFGGEPCGAWIFPANTLCPDGIFAAACLVDIASKGNLSTFNRSFKSLPIMRGSHDLGNLGFEDLVTVLVSGLKPYSIDKTDGIKLVFPEGWVLVRPSGTEPKIRLTVEGIAEEWVSTRYSQVVDVIERALN, encoded by the coding sequence ATGCGTCTTTTCGGTACTTCAGGGATCAGAAAAGTGTTCGATCAGGAATTGGTCGATGTCGTTTTCAAGACCTCAGCAGCGATCGGAACCCGATACCGCAGGGTAATTCTGGGGCGGGACGCCCGGACAACCTCCGACCTGCTCAGGCACGTTTCTGCCGCCGGTCTCAGCCTTTCTGGCGCAAAGGTTTTCGACGCCGGACTGGTTCCGACACCGACCCTTGCCATGTCTGGAAGGGATTTCGACTGCGCCGTGATGGTGACCGCATCTCACAATCCGCCTGAGTACAACGGGCTTAAGCTTCTCAATCCTGATGGGTCTGCTTTCAGCCCGCTGCAACAACGTGAAATCGAAGAAGCGGTGTCCCGGCAATCCGCGCCGAGAGTCTCTTGGGATGAAATATGTGAAAGCGAGACTTACAGCGGCGCGATTGAACGCCACATCGAATTTATCCGGGACCGGTTCCCGAAAAAATACAGCCTCAAGGTTGTCGTCGATTGCGCTTCAGGGGCGGCTTCCATGATTACGCCGAGCTTACTGGAGTCCATCGGTTGCAGGGTGCATGCGATCAATTCGAACCCCAGCGGTTTTCCCACGCACCCGGTGGAACCCCTTAAAAAAAATTTGACCGAGCTTAAAAGTACCGTACTGAGGGTCGGAGCTGATTTGGGTTTAGCGCACGACGGCGATGCGGACCGGATGATGGCCGTAGATGACCAGGGTAAGTACATTAGCGGCGATAAAATGTTGTGCTTGCTCGCCGGACACTTGGAGGCCAAAAACATTGTTACCACCATCGATGCTTCGATGGCAATCGATAAGCAAAAATTCAACGTTCGCCGTACCAGAGTGGGCGATAATTATGTTTCAGAAGAATTGAAACAAGGCGGGGATTTCGGCGGTGAACCCTGCGGCGCCTGGATATTTCCTGCTAACACGCTATGTCCGGATGGGATTTTCGCCGCGGCCTGTTTGGTCGATATCGCAAGTAAAGGAAATCTATCGACCTTTAACCGTTCTTTCAAATCCCTCCCGATCATGCGGGGAAGCCATGACCTGGGTAATTTAGGGTTTGAGGATCTTGTTACCGTTCTTGTTTCGGGGTTGAAGCCGTATTCCATCGACAAGACGGATGGAATCAAGCTGGTTTTCCCAGAAGGCTGGGTACTGGTACGACCTTCCGGCACCGAACCGAAGATCCGTTTGACCGTTGAGGGAATCGCTGAGGAATGGGTTTCTACCCGGTACTCCCAAGTTGTCGATGTGATCGAAAGGGCGCTTAATTGA
- a CDS encoding MMPL family transporter, with protein MFKTIASISRRYKWLIAVVWTGAAIASFLFAPKLSDVGINDDSQFLPSDTESTLARDIIKNRFYTAPDAPASSLEIVIENTLGLSEADNVFARALRDWLLSDSGPDNIKTVTSVFDNPALEPVLISADNTVMLINVGLGQPSLVPSSQAAVDTIRNYISGNPHPGNVYVTGQVAISKDLFQSINSTIDRTTLVTIVLVAVLLLIAYRSPVASMVPLIAIGWSFLIARGLVGFMAESGLKVSTLADAYLVVIIFGIGTDYCLFIISRLREELAARRHDAVGYTMAKIGPVISASALTVIIAFLCLWVSQFGMTKSVGVALATGVAITLLAGITLVPALMVIFGSKLFWPGEAARVAGKNIGWSRISAFVVSKPWLIILPVIVVLAVPYVFLPSLKRSADVIAQMPAEVEAAAGFQVIQSHFSKGELQPLYLLVSSTGSDFTDIAPRQDVDELAAYVSTLPGVMRVEYFNAPSTALSALAEQIQAVADNIATGRFDSSMTVPLEQAGEMLGSLPLRYPGIISSPAFQQAATAAQTAAQLLATIQKAPQTELPPLLSQLVPAADGLSAGLGQMIQEFNLEVSTPFTAWLYQTFFSTDKTYSRINIILDLDPYSDEAVALIPGFREDIAVKEAQLATINKTYVGGETARYADTISVTTADFGRVAIPSVAAIFVILVIVLRSLVAPLYMVATVLFNFGATLGFTTFFVQNISREPIIYVLPLFIFIMLVAVGADYNLFLMSRIREEASSVPNKQAVAAAVSHTGGVISTCGIILAGTFSVLILSPLQMVHQIGMAIALGIILDTFIVRALLVPAVARVLGRFNWWPGGGNLTRQ; from the coding sequence ATGTTCAAAACGATTGCCAGCATCTCAAGACGGTACAAATGGCTGATCGCCGTCGTTTGGACCGGCGCGGCCATCGCCTCGTTCCTTTTTGCTCCGAAACTGTCCGATGTCGGGATCAATGACGACAGCCAGTTTTTGCCTTCGGACACCGAATCCACCCTGGCTCGGGATATCATCAAAAACCGCTTTTATACAGCCCCGGATGCACCTGCCAGTTCCCTTGAGATAGTCATCGAGAACACCCTGGGCCTCTCGGAGGCTGACAACGTTTTCGCCCGCGCCTTACGCGACTGGTTGCTTTCCGACAGCGGCCCGGATAACATCAAAACGGTGACCTCCGTCTTCGATAACCCGGCGCTAGAGCCGGTTCTCATCAGCGCGGATAACACCGTCATGCTGATAAACGTCGGACTTGGCCAACCTTCTCTGGTACCTTCGTCTCAAGCTGCGGTCGACACTATCCGGAATTACATATCCGGGAACCCGCATCCGGGGAATGTCTATGTCACGGGTCAGGTAGCTATTTCCAAGGACCTGTTTCAATCAATAAACAGTACCATAGATCGGACAACCCTGGTCACCATTGTCCTGGTGGCTGTTTTGTTGTTGATCGCTTACCGCTCCCCGGTCGCTTCGATGGTTCCGCTCATCGCCATCGGGTGGAGTTTCCTTATCGCGCGGGGACTGGTAGGTTTCATGGCCGAATCCGGACTAAAAGTATCTACCCTCGCCGATGCCTACCTGGTGGTTATCATTTTCGGGATAGGAACTGACTATTGCTTGTTCATCATTTCCCGTTTAAGGGAAGAATTGGCTGCCCGGCGTCATGATGCCGTTGGATACACGATGGCGAAAATTGGTCCTGTGATCTCGGCCAGCGCACTGACGGTGATTATCGCTTTCCTGTGCCTCTGGGTGTCTCAGTTCGGTATGACCAAATCGGTCGGCGTCGCCCTGGCCACCGGGGTTGCCATCACTCTTTTAGCCGGAATCACGTTGGTGCCGGCTCTCATGGTCATTTTTGGCAGTAAACTGTTCTGGCCTGGGGAGGCAGCCCGGGTTGCCGGTAAAAATATCGGATGGAGCAGGATTTCCGCTTTCGTAGTATCCAAACCATGGCTCATCATCTTGCCGGTTATTGTCGTCCTGGCGGTGCCGTACGTGTTCTTGCCTTCGCTGAAGCGTTCGGCAGATGTCATCGCCCAGATGCCCGCAGAAGTCGAGGCGGCCGCCGGATTCCAGGTGATCCAATCCCATTTTTCCAAGGGTGAACTCCAGCCTCTCTATCTGCTGGTCAGCTCGACCGGATCAGATTTCACCGATATTGCGCCGCGGCAGGATGTCGACGAACTAGCGGCCTACGTTTCCACGCTGCCGGGAGTGATGCGGGTGGAATATTTTAACGCTCCGTCGACCGCTTTGAGCGCCTTGGCAGAACAGATTCAGGCGGTCGCCGATAATATTGCCACCGGTCGTTTCGATAGTTCGATGACTGTTCCTCTCGAGCAGGCGGGGGAAATGCTTGGCTCATTGCCACTGAGATACCCCGGAATCATTAGCAGCCCTGCGTTTCAGCAGGCGGCAACAGCCGCTCAAACCGCAGCTCAGCTTCTGGCAACAATTCAGAAAGCCCCGCAAACCGAACTTCCCCCTCTGCTATCCCAGCTCGTTCCAGCCGCTGACGGGTTGAGTGCCGGGCTGGGCCAGATGATTCAGGAATTCAACCTGGAAGTATCGACTCCGTTCACTGCATGGTTGTATCAAACCTTCTTTTCCACCGACAAGACCTATTCCCGGATCAACATTATCTTGGATTTGGACCCGTATTCCGATGAAGCGGTGGCTTTGATTCCAGGGTTTCGAGAAGATATCGCCGTCAAAGAAGCCCAATTGGCTACCATCAACAAGACTTATGTTGGCGGGGAAACTGCCCGATACGCGGACACCATTTCCGTAACGACGGCTGATTTTGGCCGCGTGGCAATACCGTCGGTAGCCGCCATTTTCGTGATCCTGGTGATCGTGTTGCGGAGCCTGGTAGCGCCGCTTTACATGGTGGCCACGGTTCTATTCAATTTCGGAGCCACCCTGGGGTTTACCACTTTTTTCGTCCAAAACATATCCAGAGAACCGATCATATATGTACTGCCGCTTTTCATTTTTATCATGCTGGTAGCTGTCGGAGCTGACTATAACCTTTTCCTGATGTCCAGGATCAGGGAAGAAGCCTCTTCAGTCCCGAACAAACAGGCTGTGGCTGCTGCCGTAAGCCACACCGGCGGCGTCATCAGCACCTGCGGAATCATACTGGCGGGCACCTTCAGCGTGCTCATTCTTTCGCCGCTCCAGATGGTTCATCAGATAGGCATGGCCATAGCCCTCGGCATCATCCTCGATACCTTCATCGTACGGGCTTTGCTGGTGCCGGCTGTGGCGCGGGTGTTAGGGAGGTTTAACTGGTGGCCGGGGGGCGGCAACCTGACGAGACAATAG
- the rpsO gene encoding 30S ribosomal protein S15 gives MEKQEKINVIDAFKRHPKDTGSAEVQVAILSARINQLTAHMAANKQDSHTKRNLLRLVGQRRRMLAYLRREDATRYQDLIAKIGLRK, from the coding sequence TTGGAAAAACAGGAAAAGATCAACGTTATCGATGCCTTCAAGCGCCATCCGAAGGATACCGGCTCCGCCGAGGTGCAGGTTGCCATTCTTTCGGCGCGCATCAACCAGCTTACCGCGCACATGGCCGCCAACAAACAGGACTCTCATACCAAGCGGAACCTGTTGAGGCTCGTTGGTCAGCGCAGGCGCATGCTGGCTTACCTCCGTCGCGAGGACGCCACCCGTTACCAGGACCTTATCGCCAAGATCGGCTTGCGCAAATAA
- a CDS encoding polyribonucleotide nucleotidyltransferase produces MASIHTFERTIGGRKLVIEHGKLAWQANGAVTLRYGDTEILATAVVAKEAKPGTDFLPLTIDVEERMYAAGKIPGGFIRREGRATEAATLASRLADRPIRPLLPKYWRREIQVILTVLAADQENDPDVLGVIGASCALGISEMPFEGPISAVHVGYINGEFVLNPTFSQLPESKLDVVVASTKHAVTMLEAGARETPEALMLEAIRFGHAANQEIIALQEEVIAAVGKTKWHVDPPVVDEALVQKISIAIDDRLPGAFYQADKAQRTENLEKLSQELIADLGEEFETAAIMAAYDKKIRKLVRSTALDKNERVSGRGITEIRELSADVSILPRVHGSALFSRGMTQILNVITLGSLQMEQKLDNISPEETKRYIHHYNFPPYSTGETKRLGGQGRREIGHGALAERALLPVIPSESEFPYAMRLVSEAVSSNGSTSMASTCASSLSLMDAGVPIKKAVAGISIGLITDDENRDRFVTLTDIEGLEDNYGDMDFKVAGTRDGITAIQLDIKLKGISFAIIEKTLSQAREARMVILDVMDKSISQPRAELSPFAPRMYKLKIDPGKIGTVIGPGGRVIRSIIDETKTTIDIEDDGTVIIGATDAAAANKAIAIVEGLTKDVEPGSVYTGKVTRIMSFGAFVEILPGKEGMVHISELANRRVDKVEDVVKLGDVIQVKVTEIDSQGRINLSRRALLPPPTAEEQEAMKRQGPPPGGFPRSAPGAPMDRGGRPPFRR; encoded by the coding sequence TTGGCATCGATCCACACTTTTGAAAGAACCATCGGCGGGCGCAAGCTCGTTATCGAACACGGCAAACTAGCCTGGCAGGCCAACGGCGCCGTGACCTTGCGTTACGGCGATACCGAAATTTTGGCCACGGCGGTCGTCGCTAAAGAAGCCAAACCCGGAACCGACTTCCTGCCGTTGACCATCGACGTCGAGGAACGAATGTATGCCGCGGGCAAGATCCCCGGGGGCTTTATCCGCCGTGAAGGCCGGGCCACCGAAGCCGCCACCCTCGCCAGCCGCTTAGCCGATCGCCCCATCCGTCCGCTGCTGCCCAAGTACTGGCGGCGCGAAATCCAGGTTATCCTGACCGTGCTCGCCGCGGATCAGGAGAACGACCCGGACGTCCTGGGCGTTATCGGTGCCTCCTGCGCCCTGGGCATATCCGAAATGCCTTTCGAAGGGCCTATTTCAGCAGTTCATGTCGGCTATATCAACGGCGAATTTGTGCTCAACCCAACCTTTTCCCAGTTACCCGAAAGCAAGCTTGATGTGGTCGTTGCCAGCACCAAGCATGCCGTTACAATGCTGGAAGCCGGCGCTCGGGAGACGCCAGAAGCGCTGATGCTGGAGGCTATCCGGTTTGGCCATGCCGCCAACCAGGAGATAATCGCCCTTCAGGAAGAAGTGATCGCCGCCGTCGGCAAGACTAAGTGGCATGTAGATCCCCCCGTCGTGGACGAGGCTCTGGTGCAGAAGATATCGATCGCCATCGACGACAGGCTACCCGGGGCTTTCTACCAGGCAGACAAGGCTCAGCGGACCGAAAACCTTGAAAAACTGTCGCAGGAACTGATCGCCGACCTGGGTGAAGAATTTGAAACCGCCGCCATAATGGCCGCCTACGACAAGAAGATTCGCAAGTTGGTACGTTCGACCGCCCTTGACAAGAATGAACGTGTCTCAGGCCGCGGCATTACCGAGATCCGGGAACTATCCGCCGACGTGAGCATCCTGCCCCGCGTTCACGGGTCCGCCCTTTTTTCTCGAGGTATGACCCAGATCCTGAACGTCATAACCCTTGGTTCACTCCAGATGGAACAGAAACTGGACAACATCTCTCCGGAAGAAACCAAGCGGTATATCCACCATTACAATTTCCCGCCCTACTCCACCGGTGAGACCAAGCGTCTCGGCGGTCAGGGCCGCCGTGAAATAGGTCATGGCGCCTTGGCTGAGCGGGCATTACTGCCGGTCATCCCATCGGAGTCTGAGTTCCCCTACGCCATGCGCCTTGTTTCGGAAGCGGTATCTTCCAACGGTTCGACCTCCATGGCCTCAACCTGCGCCTCAAGCCTTTCGCTGATGGATGCCGGGGTGCCTATCAAGAAAGCCGTGGCCGGTATCTCTATTGGGCTTATAACCGACGACGAAAACCGGGACAGGTTCGTGACCCTGACCGATATCGAAGGGCTCGAAGACAATTACGGCGACATGGACTTCAAGGTAGCCGGGACGCGTGACGGCATCACCGCCATTCAACTGGATATCAAGCTCAAGGGCATCAGCTTCGCTATCATCGAAAAAACGCTGTCGCAGGCCAGAGAAGCCCGCATGGTTATACTTGATGTCATGGACAAGTCTATTTCGCAACCTCGCGCCGAGCTTTCGCCCTTCGCGCCACGAATGTACAAGCTGAAGATCGATCCCGGTAAGATAGGTACCGTCATCGGCCCCGGCGGACGGGTAATCCGGTCGATCATTGATGAGACCAAGACCACTATCGATATCGAAGACGACGGTACGGTGATCATTGGAGCAACCGACGCTGCCGCCGCCAACAAGGCCATCGCCATTGTCGAAGGCTTGACCAAGGACGTCGAGCCCGGAAGCGTTTACACCGGCAAGGTCACCCGCATCATGAGCTTTGGCGCTTTCGTGGAAATTTTGCCCGGCAAGGAAGGAATGGTCCATATCTCCGAGCTCGCCAACCGCCGGGTCGACAAAGTTGAAGACGTGGTCAAACTAGGCGACGTTATCCAGGTGAAGGTCACCGAGATCGATTCCCAGGGCCGGATCAACCTTTCCCGCCGCGCTTTGCTGCCCCCGCCTACCGCGGAGGAACAGGAAGCGATGAAGCGGCAGGGCCCACCTCCCGGAGGCTTCCCCCGCTCGGCTCCCGGCGCGCCGATGGACAGAGGCGGAAGACCACCTTTCAGGCGGTAA
- the dapB gene encoding 4-hydroxy-tetrahydrodipicolinate reductase gives MAIRVAVQGALGQMGREVMKTVSNSPDLTLVGACDARASGEFIEVNGKQIFLTSDLNSCLVNTRPEILVDFSLAAAVPQTAETAARVGANLVIGTTGVNPQVLGRLEALTKEFNISVMVAPNFALGAVVMMQLSRIAARYFDWAEIIESHHEKKIDAPSGTAIATAREMNAAREKPFASIPGEAEHKSRGEKFYGVPVHSVRLPGLVAHQEVIFGALGQTLTIRHDTTSRESFMPGVLLAIKEMAGRKGEFIFGLDKLLGF, from the coding sequence ATGGCAATCAGGGTAGCGGTTCAGGGCGCCTTGGGACAGATGGGGCGGGAGGTCATGAAAACCGTCTCCAATTCGCCGGACCTGACGCTGGTTGGCGCCTGTGACGCCAGGGCGTCGGGGGAATTCATTGAAGTCAATGGCAAGCAAATCTTCCTGACCTCCGATCTCAATTCATGCCTGGTTAACACAAGGCCGGAAATCCTGGTTGATTTCAGCCTGGCGGCCGCCGTGCCTCAAACCGCTGAGACAGCGGCGCGGGTTGGGGCAAACCTGGTGATAGGCACCACTGGCGTAAACCCGCAAGTTCTAGGCCGTCTGGAGGCCCTGACCAAGGAGTTCAACATCAGCGTGATGGTGGCGCCCAACTTTGCGCTGGGAGCGGTCGTAATGATGCAACTCTCAAGGATCGCCGCCAGATATTTCGATTGGGCTGAGATCATCGAATCTCACCATGAAAAAAAGATTGACGCTCCGTCGGGGACGGCTATCGCCACCGCCAGGGAAATGAATGCGGCCCGCGAAAAACCGTTCGCCTCCATACCCGGCGAGGCCGAGCATAAGAGCCGCGGCGAGAAGTTTTACGGCGTGCCGGTTCACAGCGTCCGGTTGCCCGGCCTGGTGGCGCACCAGGAGGTTATCTTCGGCGCGCTGGGCCAGACTTTGACCATCAGGCACGATACGACCAGCCGCGAGAGTTTTATGCCGGGTGTGCTTCTTGCTATCAAGGAAATGGCTGGCCGGAAAGGCGAATTCATTTTTGGTTTGGACAAGTTGCTGGGATTCTAA